From a single Fusarium fujikuroi IMI 58289 draft genome, chromosome FFUJ_chr03 genomic region:
- a CDS encoding DNA-dependent ATPase RDH54-like protein, which yields MARSRRSTAEAVHLHFGLDDLVPTSFVEGLISLMISENETSDQPSSSHENGPPTKRRKTDSSLALDAIPIAKKEFTISRPCMGSPSKSQSVVCKSVDRYLSIYFMDNRLRMKSRKDCLSEPLDVTVRLRRAEEDDQMKICSLDSTSKRASQPNALWSTFDLELEWQGRQVKMTFCQNFYWNESPSPHSQYRSSSDRGSSQRFINLLLRGSISTCTPYRIPTWSPMDFYEAAFVPEKGEKTPETIEVDALESTLFPYQKRTLQWLLRREGVQWSADMRRIVPHVPENQDSVYDFKKLTDVAGNEYYLSELFHTVTRDISLFRQAEASVKGGILAEEMGLGKTLEVLGLILLHQRSRPLIQSEYESQAKLTPSGATLIVTPPSLKDQWASEIARHAPGLSVKVYEGRKRISEADEQKVTDELAGHDIILTTYSVLSSELHFATAPPERSRRHARVYDRPKSPLVQISWWRICLDEAQMIESGYSQAAKVARILPRINAWGITGTPVKNDVEDLQGLLLFLQYEPYCSVNQIWQDLIRHHKSVFQRLFNRIAIRHTKSMVRDELVLPSQKRFVISMPFTAVEEQHYQSLYREMAEACGLSLEGAPIVDDWKPEDHEEDMRTWLVRLRQTALHPEVAGYNRRALGNSKNRPMRTVDEVLDAMLEQSESAIRSDERAYLSSKLTRGQLYENSPRVKEALEIWLSVRDEARKLVSKARDELKSLTVSKIRPTSHEDSDIDDDSEVEEKGQLFESRRRLRGALEMYHRAVFFCANAYFQIRENPEMTEPESEEFSRIKKLEDQHYEEAKAIRREILQEPHHKASRLMAKVAQKASEQSFVEIPELTVNEERGIESSRIVDDLEALYNELNDQANVIDEWREHLIGLVLKPLIDEEDDAETTGDEYGESAKIQDELMVYVQALRAIIADRQDALTGQTNELIKHETQTSLRLAANEEGPAPEKLIELLTLRGQIKPRSISMRKAISEFRGLTSKLARDTTRSVLEGRIADRQLKATQSILNTQSKLTTALEAEVDKFKNIMNLRLEYYRQLQVVSDSVLPYEEPATEELMARMRTTEENMRQRLSAAEAKHRYLLHLKEAGNKSNEPRMCVICQTNFTIGVLTVCGHQFCKECMMLWFKAHHNCPVCKRKLKSSNLHDITINPQQLKVHSDDPNQSQDGTENSSEQKQTDSPKKTGIYSEFNSDKLAEIQKIELDGPSFTTKVDTLVKHLMWLRESDPGAKSIVFSQYKGFLGILRNAFSRFRIGYASIDDPDGIKRFKENASVECFLLHARAHSSGLNLVNASHVFLCEPLLNTALELQAIARVDRIGQMHETTVWLYLVSGTVEESIYNLSVQRRMEHMGRVNKGKSKESTPELLDANIEAANTLELEQASLSRLMSKDKSAGENVEENDLWECLFGHIARKDTGPEKDIRLQEKAVMGYLAAEAAEERMDRND from the exons ATGGCCCGCTCCCGGCGTTCTACTGCCGAGGCGGTTCACTTACACTTTGGACTTGATG ATTTGGTGCCAACATCATTCGTTGAAGGGCTTATCAGTCTCATGATTTCTGAAAATGAAACTTCAGATCAACCATCATCGTCCCATGAGAATGGGCCACCTACGAAGCGTCGCAAGACGGACTCTTCATTAGCCTTGGATGCTATACCTATCGCAAAGAAAGAATTTACGATTTCTCGCCCTTGCATGGGGTCCCCTTCAAAAAGTCAATCAGTCGTTTGTAAGAGCGTTGATCGCTACCTGAGCATTTATTTTATGGACAATCGACTTCGCATGAAGTCGCGGAAGGATTGCCTATCGGAACCGTTGGATGTTACTGTCAGGCTACGACGAGcggaagaagatgaccaGATGAAGATTTGTTCGTTGGATAGCACCTCCAAGCGAGCGTCACAGCCGAATGCGCTATGGAGCACATTCGACCTGGAACTTGAGTGGCAAGGAAGGCAGGTTAAGATGACTTTCTGTCAAAATTTCTACTGGAATGAATCTCCATCGCCGCACTCTCAATACAGATCGTCCTCAGATCGTGGAAGCAGTCAGCGATTCATTAACTTGCTACTACGCGGCTCGATCTCAACATGCACACCTTATAGAATTCCAACATGGTCTCCCATGGACTTTTACGAAGCGGCTTTTGTCCCCGAAAAGGGCGAGAAAACACCTGAAACTATTGAAGTCGATGCTTTGGAATCAACATTATTTCCATACCAGAAGCGCACACTACAGTGGTTACTGCGACGTGAAGGAGTGCAGTGGTCAGCAGATATGCGACGCATCGTCCCACACGTACCTGAGAACCAGGATAGCGTGTATGACTTCAAGAAACTGACGGATGTGGCCGGGAATGAGTACTACTTGAGCGAACTATTCCATACGGTGACAAGAGATATTTCGCTATTCCGACAAGCTGAGGCTTCCGTCAAGGGCGGAATTCTGGCAGAAGAGATGGGCCTTGGTAAAACATTGGAAGTTCTTGGCTTGATCTTGCTTCACCAGCGATCTCGACCTTTGATTCAGAGTGAATATGAATCCCAGGCCAAGCTGACGCCGAGTGGCGCCACGCTCATTGTGACACCCCCATCGTTAAAAGATCAATGGGCATCCGAAATTGCTCGTCATGCACCGGGCTTAAGTGTCAAAGTTTATGAGGGTCGGAAAAGGATATCGGAAGCGGACGAGCAAAAGGTCACAGATGAACTTGCTGGCCACGATATTATTCTCACAACATACTCTGTACTGTCCTCTGAGCTTCACTTCGCGACGGCACCCCCAGAGCGTTCACGGCGCCACGCACGAGTTTACGATCGGCCCAAGTCCCCCCTCGTGCAAATCTCGTGGTGGAGAATATGCCTTGACGAAGCTCAGATGATCGAAAGTGGTTATAGCCAGGCCGCGAAAGTGGCTCGTATTCTTCCTCGAATAAATGCGTGGGGTATCACTGGAACTCCGGTGAAGAATGACGTTGAGGATCTTCAGGGCTTGCTCCTTTTCCTCCAGTACGAGCCCTATTGTTCTGTGAATCAAATATGGCAAGATCTGATCCGTCATCACAAATCTGTCTTCCAGCGCCTATTCAACAGGATCGCTATTCGACACACAAAATCAATGGTTAGAGATGAGTTGGTTCTACCATCCCAGAAACGCTTTGTCATCAGTATGCCCTTTACTGCCGTTGAGGAACAGCACTACCAGTCCCTTTATCGAGAAATGGCGGAAGCGTGTGGGCTCAGCCTCGAGGGAGCGCCAATTGTGGATGACTGGAAGCCTGAGGATCACGAAGAAGACATGAGAACTTGGCTGGTTCGACTCAGGCAGACTGCGCTGCATCCTGAAGTTGCAGGTTATAACCGCCGAGCTCTCGGCAACAGCAAAAATCGGCCCATGAGGACCGTTGACGAGGTTTTAGATGCTATGCTAGAACAAAGCGAGAGCGCGATTCGATCGGATGAGAGAGCCTATCTATCCAGTAAACTGACACGAGGTCAACTATACGAAAACAGCCCCCGAGTAAAGGAGGCACTGGAAATATGGTTATCAGTACGAGACGAAGCTCGAAAACTTGTTTCCAAAGCCCGTGATGAACTCAAGTCTTTGACTGTGTCAAAAATTAGACCCACCAGTCACGAGGATTCTGACATCGATGATGAttctgaagttgaggagaaAGGTCAACTGTTTGAAAGTCGAAGACGGCTTCGTGGAGCATTAGAGATGTACCACAGggccgtcttcttctgcgCGAATGCATACTTCCAGATCCGCGAAAATCCAGAAATGACTGAGCCCGAATCCGAGGAATTTTCACGTATTAAGAAGTTGGAAGACCAGCACTATGAGGAAGCAAAGGCTATTCGAAGGGAAATCCTACAAGAGCCTCATCACAAAGCAAGCCGTCTTATGGCGAAGGTGGCACAGAAAGCATCCGAACAATCCTTTGTTGAGATTCCGGAGCTCACAGTTAATGAGGAACGAGGTATCGAGAGCAGTCGCATTGTCGACGATCTAGAAGCATTGTACAACGAACTGAACGACCAAGCAAATGTCATTGATGAATGGAGGGAACACCTAATCGGGCTGGTTCTGAAGCCTTTaattgatgaggaagacgatgccGAAACCACTGGAGATGAATACGGCGAGTCAGCCAAAattcaagatgagctcaTGGTTTATGTTCAAGCTCTTCGAGCTATCATTGCTGATCGACAGGATGCTTTGACTGGACAGACTAACGAACTGATCAAGCACGAAACACAAACGTCGCTGAGACTCGCGGCCAACGAAGAAGGGCCTGCTCCCGAAAAGCTTATTGAGCTTCTTACACTACGAGGTCAAATCAAGCCACGATCAATCTCGATGCGGAAAGCTATCAGCGAGTTTCGAGGCTTAACATCAAAGCTGGCAAGGGATACCACACGAAGCGTCCTAGAAGGTAGAATTGCAGATCGACAACTCAAAGCAACGCAATCAATTTTAAACACACAGAGCAAGCTTACTACTGCTCTCGAGGCCGAGGTCGACAAgttcaagaacatcatgaACCTCCGCCTGGAGTATTATCGCCAACTGCAAGTAGTCTCTGACAGTGTCCTTCCTTACGAGGAACCTGCCACTGAAGAACTCatggcgaggatgaggacgactGAGGAAAATATGCGGCAAAGGCTGTCTGCTGCAGAAGCTAAACATAGATACC TCCTCCACCTCAAGGAAGCAGGAAACAAGTCGAACGAGCCGCGAATGTGCGTCATCTGTCAGACCAATTTCACTATTGGTGTTCTCACGGTCTGCGGGCATCAATTTTGCAAGGAGTGTATGATGTTGTGGTTTAAAGCTCACCACAATTGCCCAGTGTGTAAGAGAAAGTTGAAGTCATCCAACTTGCACGATATTACTATCAACCCTCAGCAACTCAAAGTGCATAGCGATGACCCAAACCAATCTCAAGATGGCACGGAGAATAGCTCTGAGCAAAAACAAACCGATTCGCCAAAGAAAACCGGGATCTACTCCGAATTCAACTCAGACAAGCTGGCTGAGATACAGAAAATCGAGCTGGACGGGCCTTCATTCACCACGAAAGTCGATACGCTTGTGAAACATTTGATGTGGCTACGAGAGTCTGACCCTGGCGCAAAGTCAATTGTATTCTCGCAATACAAAGGATTTCTGGGGATTTTGCGTAACGCTTTTTCAAGATTTAGGATCGGCTATGCCTCTATTGACGACCCTGATGGCATCAAACGGTTTAAGGAGAACGCGTCTGTCGagtgttttcttcttcacgcCAGGGCGCATTCCAGTGGCCTGAATCTTGTCAATGCAAGCCATGTCTTTCTCTGTGAACCTCTCCTCAACACCGCACTCGAGCTTCAGGCAATTGCACGTGTTGACCGGATTGGTCAAATGCACGAAACAACTGTATGGCTCTACCTTGTGTCAGGGACAGTTGAGGAGTCGATTTACAATCTTTCGGTCCAGCGGCGAATGGAACATATGGGACGTGTCAATAAGGGCAAGTCAAAGGAGTCGACACCCGAACTTCTCGACGCGAATATTGAGGCAGCCAACACTCTGGAACTTGAGCAAGCATCACTGTCACGGTTGATGAGTAAGGATAAATCGGCTGGTGAGAACGTTGAAGAGAACGATTTATGGGAATGTTTGTTTGGGCATATTGCTCGCAAAGACACTGGGCCCGAAAAGGATATCAGACTTCAGGAAAAGGCTGTCATGGGCTACTTAGCAGCAGAGGCAGCCGAAGAGAGAATGGACAGGAACGATTAG
- a CDS encoding related to Lysophospholipase encodes MSETGSPALKAPETNYPESRVLIIGTGGTICMQQGPDGLQPTDNFLENAMAPRPSFNDFSNPDTLPAVRDGEKIQIDSLRTPATAYNRHVRYGIIEFSPLLDSSSISAHDWDAMASCVQENYHLFDGFVILHGTDSLAYTASALSFMMENLGKPVILTGSQAPIFALQSDGVDNLLGSLIIAGTFTIPEVCLFFHHRLYRGNRSAKVSATEFEAFASPNCEPIAKVNGLGISVNWPLVLRPTSIAKFHVTKGLDTTHVACLRVFPGIKPEMIDAVLHLPDIRGLILETFGMGNIPGGAEGRLTQIIKAAVERGIVVVNVSQCVNGFVSPVYAPGTVLGRAGVIFGLDLTAEAALTKVSYLLAQPNLSVKEIQEKLSRSLRGEMTEIAHQSFSHPSGSLDFAASHLTPSETAFSALGYAIENGELGLVKELLQGEGAQLLKQSDYAGNTAVHLAAVAGRTEILLELLQRGASVHERNKANHSPLFVAVKSGQEPCAQLLRIAGAHLAVEERDSMPGYVTPKYNSHIGGHGV; translated from the exons ATGAGCGAGACTGGCTCTCCTGCCTTGAAAGCTCCCGAGACCAACTATCCCGAGTCTCGGGTCCTTATCATTGGCACAGGAGGAACGATTTGTATGCAGCAAGGCCCTGATGGTCTTCAGCCAACAGACAATTTCTTGGAGAATGCTATGGCTCCTCGCCCATCGTTCAATGACTTCTCAAACCCAG ATACCCTCCCAGCAGTTCGTGATGGAGAAAAGATTCAGATTGATAGTCTTCGCACTCCTGCTACAGCATACAACCGCCATGTACGCTATGGTATCATCGAGTTCAGCCCACTACTAGACTCTAGTTCTATCTCCGCCCATGATTGGGACGCCATGGCCTCATGTGTTCAAGAAAACTATCATCTTTTTGACGGTTTCGTCATTCTGCACGGAACAGACTCTCTGGCTTACACGGCCTCTGCGCTCTCCTTTATGATGGAGAACCTAGGCAAGCCCGTGATCCTTACTGGCTCTCAGGCGCCCATCTTTGCACTTCAATCCGACGGTGTCGACAACCTATTGGGATCACTCATCATCGCCGGAACATTCACCATTCCTGAAGTCTGCCTGTTCTTTCATCACCGCCTTTACCGTGGAAACCGCAGCGCAAAGGTCTCAGCAACGGAATTCGAGGCTTTCGCCAGTCCCAACTGCGAACCCATCGCCAAGGTCAATGGCCTCGGCATCAGTGTTAATTGGCCCCTTGTCCTACGACCAACCTCGATTGCCAAGTTTCATGTTACAAAGGGTCTTGACACTACTCATGTCGCCTGTTTGCGCGTGTTTCCGGGCATCAAGCCTGAGATGATCGACGCTGTACTTCACTTGCCCGATATCCGTGGTCTTATTCTTGAGACATTTGGCATGGGCAACATCCCTGGCGGTGCTGAGGGTCGTCTTACgcagatcatcaaggcgGCTGTTGAGCGTGGCATTGTCGTTGTCAATGTTAGCCAATGTGTTAATGGCTTTGTATCTCCCGTTTATGCCCCAGGCACTGTCCTCGGCCGAGCTGGTGTCATCTTTGGACTCGACCTAACAGCTGAGGCGGCACTCACCAAAGTCTCCTATCTACTCGCCCAGCCAAACCTCTCGGTCAAGGAAATTCAGGAGAAGCTCTCCCGGTCGCTGCGTGGTGAGATGACAGAGATCGCCCACCAAAGCTTCTCTCACCCCTCCGGCTCACTCGACTTTGCCGCATCCCATCTTACGCCAAGCGAGACTGCATTCTCGGCACTCGGATACGCGATTGAGAATGGCGAATTGGGGCTCGTCAAGGAACTGCTGCAGGGTGAAGGTGCTCAACTCCTCAAGCAGTCAGACTACGCAGGAAACACAGCGGTGCATCTCGCCGCGGTGGCCGGTAGAACCGAGatcctccttgagctgctACAGCGGGGCGCCAGCGTCCACGAACGTAACAAGGCCAATCACTCGCCTCTGTTTGTCGCTGTCAAGTCAGGCCAGGAGCCTTGTGCACAATTACTGCGCATCGCTGGTGCCCATCTGGCGGTGGAGGAGAGGGATTCTATGCCTGGTTACGTGACACCCAAGTATAACAGTCACATTGGAGGACATGGCGTCTGA
- a CDS encoding related to malic acid transport protein — translation MSPTPTPSDHLPDLDSSEVTYPGSDIAAPTAPTNPEELKHDKYRENRRGWRRIVVNLTPSWFTVTMGTGITSVLLHNLPYHGRWLFYVSCVIFCLNIVLFTLFSCISIIRYTYFKGIWYSTLRHPAQAVFLGTIPVGFATIINMMVFVCVPAWGDWAANFAWALWWIDVVMATACSLYIPHCIMRTEGITLDQVNPSWLFPVIADIVASTSGAIVANVLPNDQHAIWTVITSYILWGTSVPMAIVILAMYYHRLMIHDILPSQVAVASFIAIGPLGMGAAAIQLLGQVSLKLFARNDFIPKAPIAGQFFYLTGILTALILWGFAVVWLFFALATIIRRQITFNLTWWAFTFPLGVFTVATTTLAQELPSKFFKVLGTIFSVAEFLLWVMVACGTIRASLNGQLFQPPPLEAWENKAKEVEQTEKIEQTEDSPV, via the exons ATGAGTCCCACACCAACACCCTCAGATCATCTACCAGACCTAGACTCTAGCGAGGTCACTTACCCAGGTTCCGACATAGCAGCTCCCACGGCACCAACGAATCCAGAAGAACTCAAGCACGATAAATATCGAGAGAATCGAAGAGGATGGCGTCGAATTGTTGTCAACCTCACTCCCTCGTGGTTCACAGTGACGATGGGCACTGGAATCACGTCTGTGCTACTTCATAACCTGCCCTACCACGGCCGATGGCTATTCTACGTCTCTTGTGTAATATTTTGTCTAAACATAGTGTTATTCACTCTGTTTAGCTGTATATCTATTATCAGATATACGTATTTCAAAGGGATATGGTATTCAACGTTACGGCATCCGGCACAGGCTGTATTTCTAG GGACCATACCAGTTGGTTTCGCTACCATTATCAACATGATGGTCTTTGTGTGTGTTCCAGCCTGGGGTGATTGGGCAGCCAATTTTGCATGGGCTCTTTGGTGGATAGATGTTGTTATGGCCACTGCTTGCAGTCTTTACATACCGCATTGTATCATGCGAACAGAAGGT ATCACACTTGATCAAGTAAACCCTTCCTGGCTTTTCCCCGTCATTGCCGATATCGTTGCCTCCACCTCTGGAGCCATCGTAGCAAACGTTCTCCCCAACGACCAACACGCCATATGGACCGTCATTACAAGCTACATCCTCTGGGGGACTAGCGTACCAATGGCGATCGTTATTCTCGCCATGTACTACCACCGTCTTATGATTCACGACATCCTTCCCAGCCAAGTTGCTGTAGCATCATTCATCGCCATCGGCCCTCTCGGTATGGGCGCAGCAGCAATCCAACTCCTCGGCCAAGTCTCTCTCAAACTCTTTGCCAGAAACGACTTCATCCCCAAGGCTCCCATCGCGGGTCAGTTCTTTTACCTGACTGGCATTCTCACTGCTCTCATCTTATGGGGGTTCGCTGTTGTCTGGCTCTTCTTTGCTCTCGCCACAATCATCAGACGTCAAATCACCTTTAACCTCACTTGGTGGGCGTTTACCTTCCCCCTTGGGGTGTTCACAGTTGCGACCACGACACTTGCTCAGGAGCTCCcttccaagttcttcaaagtGCTGGGGACGATATTCTCTGTTGCCGAGTTCTTGTTGTGGGTTATGGTGGCGTGTGGGACGATCAGGGCGAGCCTGAACGGCCAGCTATTTCAACCTCCACCGCTAGAAGCGTGGGAGAACAAAGCAAAAGAAGTTGAGCAGACCGAAAAGATCGAACAGACCGAAGATTCACCAGTTTAG
- a CDS encoding related to signal sequence receptor alpha chain: protein MFFKASLLALVAAQVFGAVAQDAPEANAAPKAPLKADIKATFPEADILGVKLVNGRPTKAVIEINNKDANAINVAFVAGSLNTMKELPEDSPRYASIVRNLTSVQYNIEVPAGEKKELPFSFAQDMQPQEVRVELSAVVTDSTGNLHQVLVHNGPASIVEAPTSFLDPQIIFLYLFLSAAFAGTLYFVYKTWIEALFPQAKRPRTNKKAKKTIDVAEPLSGSESTPVAVASGKDYDESWIPDHHINRPVARRVKSGASTKVKRVD, encoded by the exons ATGTTCTTCAAGGCTTCTTTGCTCGCCCTCGTGGCTGCTCAGGTCTTTGGCGCTGTTGCTCAG GACGCTCCTGAAGCCAATGCCGCTCCCAAGGCTCCTCTCAAGGCTGATATCAAGGCTACTTTCCCCGAAGCTGATATTCTCGGTGTCAAGCTCGTCAACGGTCGTCCTACCAAGGCTGTCATCGagatcaacaacaaggatgCCAATGCTATCAATGTCGCCTTCGTCGCTGgctctctcaacaccatgaaGGAGCTTCCCGAGGACAGCCCCCGCTACGCCAGCATCGTGCGCAACTTGACCTCTGTCCAGTACAACATTGAGGTCCCTGCcggcgagaagaaggagcttcctttctctttcgcCCAGGACATGCAGCCTCAGGAGGTCCGCGTTGAGCTCTCCGCTGTCGTCACTGATTCCACTGGCAACCTCCACCAGGTCTTGGTTCACAACGGTCCTGCTTCCATCGTCGAGGCTCCCACCAGCTTCCTTGACCCCCAGAT TATCTTCCTctacctcttcctctctgcTGCTTTCGCCGGTACCCTCTACTTCGTCTACAAGACCTGGATCGAGGCTCTCTTCCCCCAGGCTAAGCGACCCCGTACCaacaagaaggccaagaagaccaTCGATGTTGCTGAGCCTCTCTCCGGCTCCGAGTCTACCCCCGTTGCCGTCGCTTCTGGAAAGGACTACGACGAGAGCTGGATCCCTGACCACCACATCAACCGCCCTGTCGCCCGTCGCGTCAAGTCTGGCGCCAGCACCAAGGTCAAGCGAGTCGATTAA